From the genome of Papaver somniferum cultivar HN1 unplaced genomic scaffold, ASM357369v1 unplaced-scaffold_10, whole genome shotgun sequence:
ATTTTCTTAAAGCTTTTGAAACACTGGTGAAGAACAAAGAGATATATTTATTAAAAACTGGATACTAGTTTCACAAATCCTTCAATGGAAGTGCCATGAGTTTAAGCATTTTTCCTTCTATGCATACAAAAAAGTTCAAACCCAAAATCAACTTACGTGCTCATTTGCTCCTCTAGTTTGTATCTACACTTCTCATCCAACGAATTTAAGTAATAAAATACCCCATCGAAAATACAATTAGTAACCAATGAATTCTACAAAGTGAACAGAGAATAAGTTAGTATATGCAAGTATGCAAAAGCAATGTCAGCAACACCAGAtgatatcaaagaataccttaactatgcttcaaaaaaaaaaacaaggatacCCTAACTCTAATAGTTTTTTTTACTTGATATGCAAATTAAGGTtaaattctgaagaaaaaaaatatctaaattcGAGATGAATAATGCAATGCATCTTCCGCTTACCCTGTATTACAAGGAATAAATATGTATTTTCGACTCGGCACTGAATCTTTCAGTCTATTTAATACACTTTTCACGAGTTCTGTTTTATTGACTGAAAAGTGAACTGCCGCTGGATTCATAAATCCGAACTTGGTTTTGCGTGCATCGCCATCCAATTTTTCATACAAAAATCTAGGAACAAAATAAAACACGAGTTCCAATAGCATACCATTAGCTAGTCAAAAAGAAGTAATTATTTATGAAAGCAACAATCAACAGAGACTTACCGGATGAATAAGACTATAGCATTGTTCGTAAGTTTCTGAGACGTGCAAACAAACTCAATATCTTCTAGTGCCATATGTATAGGCACATCTACAGTTTGACCAAACACATCGCGATGCAACTCAACTTTGATCGCAGCCCTGCTTCTGAACACTTCTTTTGCTCTCTTAACAAATTCATCAAATGCATCCAATCTCGTTCGCCCCTGCAATAAAAAAGTTCAAGTACAAGACGACCAACACCTAAAAGAGATATTAAACTACGCTGTAAATGatttcataattgaaaaaaatagAGATTAAAATACATTTCCGACAAGGACCACCAAGTGTTTTGGCCATTGAACAACACTTTCACGGGCATCATACACAGTAACAATATCACCAGATGGATATGGAAGTATTGCAGTTTTTATCTCCACAAAATCCACCGACACACGCAAACAATCATCACGCATTTTTTTTCCATGAATCATTTTTGAGTCGCTGTGAATAACATGTCCCAGCGCAACAACCCTGCTGATTTTGTCGTACAATTCACACGGATGGCTCTACATGACAAATATAAAATTATATTTGGAGTTATCTAGTTTCAGATGAGAACGCCATTAGTAGGGGGTCTTTAGATTAAGAAACTTACCCTGTTAGAAGGCGGATGAGGTGGTCCTGTTGGTGGCTGCAGACGTCATATAATAACATATGAATGTCCTGCATAATCAATTAATCTGGTTTGATTTCTAACAAATTAAACAACTCACCTGTGCAACCACTTTTTTTGAGGACAGCATCGATTAGGTACCTAGATAAATTAAATGAGTAACAAAATCAGGATAACCAAAATAAACTATGATTTATCACCATATCATAATTAGGTACAAGATTCCAAACATTTGAGGATAAAAAATGTAGAAAAAAACCGAATAAAACACTCACTTGGGCGGGCGCTTTAAGAGAGGCCGGGATAGATGTACTGTTCAATTCTTGAGACGTCTTTCTAGCATCCAGTTTAGAGCTTTTGGCCCCATTATGTCTCTAAAAAATTGATATCCAACGAAAAAAATTTATCATTCTCAATATATCCTGATTGGTTACTGCAACTCGATTACGACAAAGGTATCGTACACAAGAACAATAAGTATATGTCTAAAGTTCAAATTTTGACAAACCCGAATATTTTGGGCCTTTCCTTTCGGATCGTGAACAGCTTCCCCCCAAGTTTCAGCTAAGTCCTTATCCTCAGCACCCTGAAAAATTTGCAATGCCATTTCCATTAAGGTGTTCAAAAAATCAAACCAGATTAACCCAATTCATCCGGGTTCATGATACCACAATTAACTTCATCATAACAAATTAACTTGTATTTACTTCTTCATAACTTTCATGTTCAGCATACTATCTATATTTCTATTTAATTAGAAATATAAACTAAAAAAACAACTCACTAAGGCAGGGACATTTTCTGAGGACATCATAGGTGGCTGAATCGTATCATATTGGGATTTGCCCAATAATTCTTTGAACTGAAGGAATTGTTTCTGCAATTTTCTCTCTGTGTCTAGTGACTGTTCCTCCAATTGTTGTTGGAATTCTTTTCTCAAGTTCTCTTCACTTATTCTTGCTTGCACATCTTTCACTCTTAGTTGCTCTTCCAGTTCTCTGATTTTATTCAGATTATCTTTATTTGATGATCCACGTTGTCGAGGAGTGTCAAAATACTGACTATGGGTCACTCTTGTACCTGCAGCCCTTACTCTTCCACCATGTTCTTCACCCAAAATCTTTACAAGGGCATCTGTCTTACCTTCACAGACAATTGTACCCTCTTTGATCTTTTTCGAGCAGTCATCCTgttacaaaaccaaaattttgcacaCATAAAGAGTTAAACTGGATATCTACTTATTTTGAAATAGAACTtgtgtataattaaattgaagttGTCTATCTTACAATTTGAGCAGCAACTTCACCAATCTCATCAGTCTTATACTCCCCATTTTCATTTTGGCGTGCAAGTATCCATAATAATTCTCGTGGAGGGGGTGAATCACTTGTCcactttccttctcttttctgtACAGCAAATACATTAATATCAGTATGATGCTTATGTTGTATAACACTATATTTCATCTAAAAGCTTATGTTGACAGAACACAACAAAATTGAAGTTAGAAACTTTGGAAGCAGATAGCGAACTCAAGTAAAAAACAGAAGGAAAAAAATGAGAATGTATACACGAGCTCTCTCAGCAATTAATTTCAACATTTAACttcacaaattaaaaaaaaaaacaaaaaaaacttatgAATGCAAACCAGTTTGTCCTTTAATCCAGCATAGGTCCTTCGTCCCATCCTATGCGGATATTTGTGGTGAGCTTGTACCGTTTTGCCAATTTCAGACAACTCCTGAAAATTAAAAATGTATTAGCTCTATATAGTAACAAAATAATTCTCGACCCAATCTTGTTTAGCTCAATTGACATACCTTGCCTTTGTCGCTCAATCTCCGTTTTACAAACTCTTTCCATTCTTCTTGTTCTACAAAACCTCTTAAATCTGAAGGAACATTCTTAAGCTTTTTTCGGCTTTTTTCGAATGGGGTAACATGCTTTGCAGCAGTTCGTTTCCTCCATCCTCGCCACAAGTCAGAAAATTGTCTcaatacatctttcctctttgattcGTCGAGATCAAACTTAAACTGGAGGTAAATAAACATCGACtaagtgatatatatatatataaaacattGGTAGGGATTTTAACATTGGGCATTTCATTAATTAATACATACCGTTACGTCCTCCCATAACTTTTTCTTCACTACAGGTGGAACTTCTTTCCAACAGGTATACTTCAGTCCAAGACTTGGACCAACTTCGCTGCCTATGTAACTTGAGATCAAGCAACCATTTTTACCGGTTGCTTGGTTGGCTTCATCATAAGTAACAGTCCGCCTTTCACCATTAGTATCCCTTAAAAGCTTTGGTAATCTTGTCTTACCCCGCTTTCCTTTATTTGCATCAACGTTATCTTCACTTGAAACTTGAGATCAAACAATACAGAAAAGAAAAACGAATTAATAAGTGTTTGGCGTGGTACAACCTTAAGGAGCTTtatattgtcaattttttttGGTCCAATCAACCATGTATACTGCAAGAAAACACTTAAACAACAAACCTGATTGTTCGCTGTGGGAAACTGACTGCTGTTCGCTGTGGGAATCTGAATACTATTGAAGCCCGCCATCAGACTCCGTGTCTGAAGTATCCATGAAATGAGCTGCAAGAATAGATAATATATAAGCTGCTAGGAGCAAAAAATTACAAACATATCCAAGAACAGATAATATCTGAAGTTCGAGATTACTAGTAAagacaataataaaaaattaaaaacatatcCAAGGTGCTATTACTAATGAGAGATCGGCTAGTATTTGCTATTACTAATGAAAATAGATTTCTATTCAATTTTAGCATGAAAAAATGTGGTTAACTAATGAGAGACCGGCTAGTATTTGTTAAAATGAAGCACTTTCACTATACCAAATATCATAACCATTCAAGCCATTTAGCAATCAAATGAAGAATTCAACTTAAACTGGTACGAAATTCACGTCGTGCAACAGCTTAGAGTATGCACTACAGACCCtgtcttccttttcttctttaattGTGGTCAATGCAGAGGTCTCCCTAACACCTGATATCACTAGCCCCTTAGTTAACTTATTCTAACCCTATAAAAACAACTAAAAGGAAAGAGATGCAACAGATATAAAAGACAACAAATAAAGAAACGCAAAACCAAAGGTAACAACACTTAATCTTTTCTTTCTAAAATACTGAAAGTGTGAGAATCAGGAAGTATCCCATTATTTGACATTTCACCAAGCACCTTGTATGCATGGCCCATTGATCGGAGTAGTATAAGATACCGATTTCGGAGAATGATCCCAAGACAAATATAAGAGAAAGATTTGATTTTAGGAGGGGAATACCTTGTAATCAACTGTTTACGCTTTCACCTTTAAATATATTAGTTTCAGGGAAATGGAAGGATTTTGCTTGATTAACATCAGATAGAGAAAACAACTTGCAGTTGGCTTCACGTAATCTCTTCAAAACTGCTGCAGTTTCAAACAAGGAAATGATGGAGAGAAAATAGGGATTGGAGTGGTGTTGATCGTGGGATACCAAAATTGTCAGTAAATTTGAAATGGGTACATCATAGGCGCGGGTATTAAACAGTTGCATCAGACACGATTTAATGTAAgccgtgtccaataaaaaatctccGTGAGATCTCATCGATCAATAAAATCTTCGGTAGAATTAGCTGAATGGATAAATTAGTTAGGGATTGATAACAAGTGAGAATGGGTTTTGATTTCGAATTAAAATTTGGCAACAGGGGAGAATGGGATTGATAGCAGGGGAGAAATTAGGTTTAGAAACGGGAgttgttcttcatcttccaggctAGAACCTTGTCTCCCCATTTGTGAATTTCGTTTGTATCGAAATCAAGGTCCTAAATCTACAACACGTCTCTGGAGATAAATACGTGTCCAATTTACTGTCTCGGCTATCAATTAAATACTGCCCAATTTACACGTCTCTGGAGATAAGTACGGTTGTAAAACCGGGTCTATTAAGTATCTAGAAATCTAGTGTCTCAGCTAAAATGAATGCCGGGACTAAAGATATCGTGAATAGTCCCGGACCTTTATATCCCCGAGACGAACTCAATTTTGTCACGTGTTTACATAAAACCGTGACAAGGTCAATCGTGACTAAAACCCCTTATTGTACTAGTGTGTGCAATGGTGCAATTGAAACCCTGGAACACTTATTTTTTTATTGTCTCGTCTCTCAAGATCTTCTATTTGCTtctcctttaactcttagaattgAAGAACGCTTAAATCTCCCAATTCATTACTTCATAAAGAGCTGGTTATCAGAAGGTGGAGAGTAACTCAAGCTAAAACTGGGAGTCTCCTTATTTTGGAGTATTTGAAAGACCAGGAACAATATTATTTTCAACAAAGGAATAGTGAGTATGCATAAAATGCTACAGGAGGCTTCTTATTGGTTTGACCGAGATATCAGTTATCAAGAGGCTACGGATGTCCCTACTGAGCAAGACCTTATCGATTCTGCAGAGACTGTTTGGTCCCCTCCTACTCAGCCACATGTAAAAATCAACTTTGATGGTGTTgcaggaacaaaaggtttttcctGTGCCGCAGTGGCAAGGAATCACCAGTCAGATTTCAATTGGCGTCAAACTAGAGCTCTGGAGTTCAGTACTGCAGTACAAGCCTATGCGTATGGTGCTCTTGTAGGATTCGAACTTGCTGTCAGCAAGAATCTCAGCCGTATAATCATTGAAGGTGACTCTCTTATAGTTATTCACTCTCTTAAATATAGAAATTATCCTGTCCCTTGGTGTATAAAGAATACTATTGGAAGGATCAAGGATAAGCTAGATCAGTTTACCTCTGTTGAGTTCAGTTTTATCAAAAAGGAAGCCAATTTCATGGCTCACTCCTTAGCAGCTTATACTGTTCAAAACCATCTGTCTAGTCAGTAGTTACTCTACCCTCCTTCGTGTATTACTCACTTTTTTAgtgagtcttcttcttctttgcaggctttgttggtttttccttttattttttcccttcaaaaaaaaaagtaagggtGGACAATGATGAATgctgcatatatatattttttctatatTCGAAATGTTATGTGGATCTAGATATTTTTACTAAAAATAGACATTAGGTTTCAATCCCATAAACACACAAGTTTCAAAAGAAACTCACTAGTGGTAATGGGGATCATCATGATGGAGTCTACTAAAACCAATTTTGCATTcgaaaaatgggttatttgtccaaatatttttaaaacatggttcaaatgtacgagtaaaaattagtatgggtgaaatggacaccaaaaaaatagcaaggatgaaactggattcatcctgacttaaacttaaaaaatagcaaggatgaaacttgattcatcctgacttaaacttaaaaaatagcaaggatgaaagtggatgcatcctgatgtaaattaaaaataaaaagatatttgaaaatggataaaatgaaactgtttacatcctgactatttttacatttttttccattAAGCAGTATCAATATCTAAATATCCTTTTCAcctaggaattattgattttggtctttttaatcaattttgtgttttGCATTTTTGGCGTTTGCTGGCATAGTAGGATTTTCATTCATGCTACGTGAGTAGTAGTATTGTTCTATGATCCTTCTTAATATTTTATATGAGCAGAGTAAATTAAAACTAATCTTGGTTTCTTCTTAACTAATTATATATCTACTTTTTTATGTAGATGTGACATCGTTGGCAGCTGTAGCCTTATCATGTGATCCTTCTACTGAAGTTTATGTGGGAGGCAACAAGACAACATTTAGAGATACTGGAGAGTTATGCAGGAGTCGGACCTGTTTCTAAGATTGAGTGCAACTGGATGCCCTTGGGTAATAATAGAAGAACAACGATCTGTGTAGGTTGTTGTGAAGCACCTCTCCCTCCCCCACTGCCCGTTATAACGGATCAATGCCAAGCCGACGATGCAGATCTATCATTCATTCTATCCGACGGAACCGTGTTTAGGGAAACATGTCGGTTCTGTCGGATGCTCGGGGTAGGTCTTATTATGGCTGCAATTGTTGCTGCAGGCCAACCCCTCCACCTCCCCCAAGTCCACCTCCACcttcacctccacctccaccgccatcaccacctccacctccaccttcAGA
Proteins encoded in this window:
- the LOC113326309 gene encoding uncharacterized protein LOC113326309, with amino-acid sequence MIHGKKMRDDCLRVSVDFVEIKTAILPYPSGDIVTVYDARESVVQWPKHLVVLVGNGRTRLDAFDEFVKRAKEVFRSRAAIKVELHRDVFGQTVDVPIHMALEDIEFVCTSQKLTNNAIVLFIRFLYEKLDGDARKTKFGFMNPAAVHFSVNKTELVKSVLNRLKDSVPSRKYIFIPCNTG
- the LOC113326311 gene encoding uncharacterized protein LOC113326311, coding for MGHAYKVLGEMSNNGILPDSHTFISSEDNVDANKGKRGKTRLPKLLRDTNGERRTVTYDEANQATGKNGCLISSYIGSEVGPSLGLKYTCWKEVPPVVKKKLWEDVTFKFDLDESKRKDVLRQFSDLWRGWRKRTAAKHVTPFEKSRKKLKNVPSDLRGFVEQEEWKEFVKRRLSDKGKELSEIGKTVQAHHKYPHRMGRRTYAGLKDKLKREGKWTSDSPPPRELLWILARQNENGEYKTDEIGEVAAQIDDCSKKIKEGTIVCEGKTDALVKILGEEHGGRVRAAGTRVTHSQYFDTPRQRGSSNKDNLNKIRELEEQLRVKDVQARISEENLRKEFQQQLEEQSLDTERKLQKQFLQFKELLGKSQYDTIQPPMMSSENVPALGAEDKDLAETWGEAVHDPKGKAQNIRRHNGAKSSKLDARKTSQELNSTSIPASLKAPAQVPNRCCPQKKWLHR